AAAATGATAATCATATATTATTAGAAGACATGTGTCATCTCTCATTTCATTCatcaattcgttttttttttaatttttcttttattgtttctatgtttTACAACTTTAACTCTTTTCCCACTTCAtcttccttattcaacatcaaatAACCAATAGTCCAACATACACATTAGCCTCTTCCACTTCACCCCTTTAACATTCAATATtaattcaacatataatttttatattttttcaacaTTCAAATTACACtttctatttaattcatatattaccaaaaatcacaagtcctcactaattaaaactttaaaagatAACTCAACAACCACTATACAACCGTCTTTGAACGGGATCAAAAGCTAGTTATTTTTAATAAACACACCTTAATGTCGAATTTCGGCAAAAAAATCAAGGTTTTGAGCATTGAATTCCACTTTTTTCATCCAAATGTATACGTATATTACACTATTGACAATTATTAGAGGAAACGACGCACGTAGTTGGAAGGTAAAGTTAGAAATTGATACCTGAAAACGGTgacttttgtttttttattaaagtttattaattgccaacaacaacaacaagggttaaaaaaaaaattgtgattgGGGTaaaatattttatgattttttttcaaaacatttagcaaaaaaaattactactCCATAAATGAGGAAAAATATAAATttggcttttttttttctttatccatttctttttttattatgaaagtGAAAGAAGCAAGTCACAAGTCACAACTTCACAAAGGGGTCGGTCAGTCAAGACTCAAGACTGAAGAGTTTGGTATCGCATTGTTTTAAGGATTCCGAAAGCATATCTCTTCACGTTTTCACATCTTCCATTACATAAACctcttaatttaattttgtcAATCTTGCATCATTTCTCAATTAACAATTAAACACACCATCTTCTCCAAGCAATTCTCCATTTTTTTTCCTGAATATCAAAGTGCCAAAATCTGGTAAGAAATCCCCAAATTTACAACAAAGGCTAATGATTTTTTCCCATTTCTTTTGAAGAATTATTGTGAACAAGTAATTGTCACTCTTTTAAGTTTGGCGTAATTTCAATATCTTTAATATTTGTTAGCATAACAATCATAATCATGATTTTGATTGCTGTTCCCGACCTTTTCTTGAATTCGAAGCTAACTCTGTAAAAAGTCccttaatttttaaaaaaaattattcttcAATTTtgagttttaattaattaaattgcgTAAATGTCgcgctttctctctcctatggCATGTGGGTTTGGCGACGTTTGGTAGGGGAAGTTTCTGAATTATGGATCAtactatttatttttgtttatgaCATTATAAATACTTCATTCTTTGATCTCTCTAATTTCATCGATCGAAAAATTCAAATTAGGGTTTCATTCTTCTCTCAGTCCCAAGTACTTTTCTTGCTCCCTCCCCTCTTTTTTCTTTCCTGTTGATCTGCTAGAAATTCCCATTTttccaattttatttatttataatattttataaattattatttgctTAGGTGGTATTTTTCTGGACCCCATCAAattaattgtcattaaattttgTGAACTGTTGTGTTTTAGGTTGTATATTGATTGAGTAGGAGATCTGAGAAATGGCATCCAACGGAGATAAGCAATCAGGAACCAAGCCACCCCCTCCCCCTTCTCCTTTGAGAAATTCTAAGTTTTTtcaggtgattttttttttaatttaaagggTTTTATTTTATAATGCTTTGTTGATTTTTGCAATTTGTGCAAAACGTTGTGATGGGTATCTTTGATTAGGATGATAAAGTATGGATCTTGTAGTGGATTGATCTCCAATTTGTGAAACAGGATGTGGATTAGTAATGCAACATGTAGACCATTAGGGGAAAATGGTTGTGCTGTGATGTGTTATGTTGATTGTGTCCATTAGGAGAGGGTAGATGTGAAATGGGGCTgaaatgtttttgtttttgctaaATGATCAATCAATTTGTTGTTATTGTAAGTCCATAGTGCTCTCACTTCGTTGCTGTACCGTATGATGACTGATGAGCCTAATTTTCATTGTGCAATGCTGATGATGAAGCAATGTTGCTTACTTTGTAGAATTCAATTCGGTCATGAATGAAGGGTTTTGATGGTTGTCAAGATGTTGTATTTGAGCCatcttttcattatttttacTAAATGCTTTACTTTTTGTGTCTCTCGGTGGCAGTCAAACATGAGAATTTTGGTTACGGGAGGAGCAGGATTTATTGGCTCCCACCTGGTGGATAGATTGATGGAAAATGAAAAGAATGAGGTGAGCATTGTTCCTTTTCAATTGACCAATGATCAAACAAGGAAGATGATACGGCAATCTTATTGCATAATGCACATTTCCTATTCTGTTCTTGTTCCGCTGGGGGGAGAGGGGGAAGTggctaaattattttcttgatgTCTTAACAGGTGATTGTTGTTGATAATTACTTTACTGGTTCGAAGGACAACCTTAAGAAATGGATTGGACATCCAAGATTTGAGCTTATCCGTCATGGTATTAATCTTGTTAATCTATATTTGGTCATCACTTGTGTTGTATCAATAACTTAAACATGCCTTTAATCTAAGCACAACAATAACTTTAACTTCTGTGGACATTTAAAACGCTGGCTTACAGTACTATTCTCCataaatgttagttatgtgctACACTTGAGCTATTCTTTGCATGGTCCAACTTTAGGGGTAATTCcattttttattattgaaaatcgAGACTGATCAATAGGTTTTTTTTCACATATGTTGGACATTGTAAACACAAAATTTTCAAGTCTATCAAACAATTGCCGAGTCAATACTTTGACCCGAATAATTTCGTGGCACATATACGAATTTGAATTACGTGCCTACAGATATAATGGAAATTCTAGCAAGGTAGCTATTTTACTCTTTCATCTCTGTAAACGGAGTGCACTCCTCAAATCATGTTTGGCTGCCTTTCTGTGTCTGAAGATTTATTTAACATTTAAAACTATGCCTCTTAGGTAACTTTGTTATCTTTCTCAATTGTCAGTAAGGAAAATGATATGAGCATAAACTTTTTCTTTTTACATCTTCATTTGTCTCTACCAGTTCATATTGTACTTTGTCCTGTGCAAAAGTTTTATCTAGTTAGGTTTCTGTAAGTTTCATAATTGCTTTCTCATCTGCAGATGTCACAGAGACATTACTGGTTGAGGTTGATCAGATATATCACCTTGCATGCCCTGCGTCACCAATTTTTTACAAGCACAACCCTGTAAAGGTAAGTACAGCTAAATATAACTTTCTCATTTTTTCTAAGACCTCTTATGTAATTGGCTTGAATTTCTGCTTCCATCATGTGACATCTACTATTCATATGTTCAAATCATGTGATTCAGATCCAATTTCAGACATAACATACCGGAAATCCACCATGCTGCCAAGTAAATGAATTTGGTGTTGATTGGTCCTCAAAAATTCTTGTCCTTGTTGAATTCATTTCATCTCCCACGCTTATGATGTGGGAGTGTGGATTTGTTACAATTTCAACATTCTCAAGGTCATAATACGATTAGTATCTCTATTTTTCCACAAAGCCAAAATACCAGCCTTCTCTGTGCTCTGAGGCTTGGTTCCACAAGTTGTTCTATGCATGGGATACCATAGCTTCTTATATACCATGTTTTAAAGAAGGTCAAAGTATTTCCCAGCTCCCTCTAGATTAAGGATTTTTCTCGTATAGCACTGTGCTCCTCATGGAATTCGATATGTGGAAGCTTCGCATGTTGTTACTTACTGAACTATGTCATAAAGAACTATAGGCTGTTATATTCAGAACGCATTGCCAAGAAGCTCGTGAGTTATACCTGGCAGAATGAGTGATTTGATTACATTCTAAGTTAAGGTGAGCTTAGTAAAACATATGATATCATACTTCGTACATTTTATGTATGTTACTTGAATTCTGAAGATTAATCGATACAGATTTGCTGAAAATGCCTAAGTTTTAACTATTGACATGCTTTGATGGCGTAAGACATTAAGACCTTGATACTTGCATCTGTGAGAAAATCGCTTTTATTGAGTTTAAATAGTAATCTAATCTGAACGTTTGATACTTTACAGACAATCAAGACAAATGTGATGGGTACTTTGAATATGCTAGGACTTGCCAAGCGTGTTGGAGCCAGGTTTGTGgaattatttttgtgtgttaatTTTCTTTATCATCCAAGTAGTGTTGCCTTATCTGTTTTGCTTCCATACTCCCCACAGGATTCTGCTTACTTCTACATCAGAGGTGTATGGTGATCCCCTTGTGCATCCTCAACCCGAAACTTACTGGGGAAATGTTAACCCAATTGGTAAGTGCACTTACTTCAGTGGTAAACGTTattgaattatgttttaatttgtTCGATTATGGTACACTTTTTGTGCAAGAATTTGGTATGCTGGAGAACTGAAGTTGTTTATTTTTCTGGCTAACAGGAGTTCGGAGTTGTTATGATGAAGGAAAACGTGTTGCTGAAACCTTGATGTTTGACTATCACAGACAGCACGGGATTGGTAAGCTTGTTACCTCTCTTGAGTTAGCACTCTTTAGAAAGACCAAGATTTGAGatgattttcctttgtttgtgaAACAGAAATCCGTGTAGCCCGAATTTTCAATACTTATGGGCCTCGCATGAATATCGATGATGGCCGTGTTGTCAGCAACTTCATTGCTCAAGCACTTCGGTAAGCTGATGCACTCTGATGTCGCTGTAGATCCTGTAAAATGGTTTCAAGTTTATCTTTAAGCccataaattaaattttggtcCTGTTTTAGAATGTGGGGAATGATTTAAGAGGTAATAAAACTCAAAATTGGAGCCCAAATAAGAGGGTAGTGGTCCTGGTGGATGGGTGGAGATAAAAACAAGGTAGGTGGGATTAATTACTAATCTAGTTGGTTAGGGACTCCCATTTCCTTTAGTTTACCTTCTGTAAATCGTAATGCCTTGACAGTAGATATTACCCCGGGTTGATTTCCCTCATTTCAAGCATGGCCTAAATGGAAGTTATATTTCAAGTTCTCTTTTTCAAAAAGGTCTTGCTTGATGGAGATACCCATAAGTTTGTAATCTAATTAGCCCTCCTAGAGTCCTAGTAATTAGGATAAACCTAATATGTGTTCACTGTTGAGACATGAGAGGGAGAGGTTAAGTAAATAATGTAGTAAAATAGATGCCGTATGCTCTACATAATCCTTTTTTATGTTGCTGCATCATCTATTGGTATAAATTTTGCTGACTATGAGAGAAACTTGGCAAAATATTGGCGTTGATCATGCTACTATATCTTTCCCTCGCAGGGATGAACCATTAACAGTTCAGGCTCCTGGAACTCAGACTCGGAGTTTCTGCTTTGTGTCTGACATGGTATGTGATAGTCTACTGTGTTTGAATATTTCATACTCTTTGTTTTGCTTTTAGAGCAACAGGTAATTGTTTCTTGACACTGTCGACTTTATTTCAGGTGGATGGTCTAATCAGACTCATGGAAGGAGAGCACACCGGGCCAATCAATATTGGAAATCCTGGTAATGATGCAATATTAGGTTCTCTTTTCTTCTTTCAATCTTTATTTATTTACCGTTGCTAACTCTTTTACTCACCTTTAGGTGAATTCACCATGCTTGAACTTGCTGAGACTGTGAAAGAGGTACGTGTTACAAAATTCTGTTAGTACTCTTTCAGTCTTTACCTATGTGCTCGAGAGTAGTACCTAACATTGGATTATATTGTGCTACTTATGGTGGCTTGGCCtgctattttaatttcattgtGTTGTTTATCTGAACATCACTGCTTCTTGTGGATAAACTTAAATTAATTTAGTTGTCACTGAACCACCTGTTGAAGCATTCAATGCAAAATTTGTATTCTACTCGATCTGTACTCCATACTCTAATGTATGTGTGGAAAAAAATTGCAAACTAATATGAAGGCTGGTAGTGTATGAGGTCATGGGTCTCCACTATGGCTAGTGTTTCTGTATGAGTGCAACATTGTGTGGGTGGCATGTTGTTCCAGCTGTTTTGTACATGCAAAAATTATTGTACTATTTTAAATGATAATTGATTTTCTTCGTTGTTTTACTCCATACCTAAGTCGACCTTACTTTTCTACTTAGAGGGGTATACTTGAGGTTCATAGAGAATTGTGTTATAGTGATAGGAATGTTGTTGTGCATATTCATGCCATATACATCGGATAAGATATACTTTGTACAATTTTCTGAAAGTGCATATTCACGACATATAGTAAGGATAAGATGTTGTTAGCACCGTCTTTAGTTGAGGGAAACAAATATTTataatccttgttggttgtgtACAATTTGCAGCTGATCAATCCAAAAGTGAAGATCATCTCAGTGGAAAATACACCCGATGACCCAAGACAAAGGAAGCCGGATATAACAACAGCCATGGAATTGCTTGGTTGGGAGCCAAAGGTGAAATTGAGGGAAGGACTCCCTCTTATGGAAGAGGATTTCCGCCTGAGGCTCGGAGTTCCCAAGAATTGAACACGGTGACTTTTAAGTCTGTCTTTGTTATACGAGTGGTGAGAGACAACGAGAAGAGTCGGTAAAAGAAAAGTTGGCGAAGTGGGCGTTTTTGTGAGTGTTTTTTCAAAAGTAGAGGATTGCTTGATATTACCATTTTGCTTCTATCCTTGTCGTGTCAAAAAATAGTCTAGGGGAACTCTGACTGTTCCCCTGTCGTTCATTTTCTATAATCATCAATATATGAAGTTTCTCATTCTAAAGTACTATCGACATTACTTATTCTTCTAAGCTCGTGATCATCCCGGATTTATGTTCCTGGTTATTGAAATTTAAAATGCACTCTGCTGAAATGCCCTAAGAAAAGACGTTTTCCAAACTTTGTACAAGTACACAGGTACCTCTTTCTTGCAAAGAACCTTTTGCTGGAGGGATTGTTTTCCCTTCAACAATTAGTAATCCTCTGGTTTTCGAGATTTCCCGCCTACTCTATGTAATAACTCAATGCTATtcttttgtcaaaaaaaaaaaactcagtgCTATTCCAGACTGTTTTCATTTGTTAATTCAGAAATGTTGACAAGTTTATGCATATTTGCACCTAATCCTACAGTACAAGTACATTTTTCTGTTTTCATTGTGTTAATTCAGAAATGTTAATAAGTGTATGCACCTGTGATCGGTCGTAAACCCAGgaaacaaaatcaaaaattacCATAACACCGTTAAATTGTTGAAATACCCAATTTACCAAGTtccgaaaataaaaatcattgACCAGACAGAAAATCAGATACTCCGTATTTGCAACTAATTCATCAGGAAAATAAACTTCCAGTTGATCGCCATAAAAAAAACACTAAAATGACAAAAATTAGATTCGATCACAATTCACAGCTTCCTACCTAAACCATTGAATCTGTTTTTATTTGTTACAGTACTTCAGAAGTGTAATCCGTATGCTCATAATCCAATAAGACTTCTAAATAGCGACTCCAAGAAAATCAAGTTATTGTGAAATCGGGAAAACTAAGAATCGAAATCAAGATTACCATATACCCTTCTGGGAAACCATTTTTATCACCAGAATTCAAGTTCCAAAAAGAATAGACTGATTGTTTACAAATTGATTGACATGCAAGAAAATTAATATATTTGCAGACATTGTGGAGCACAAAAACCAAGTCATCTGGAAAATGAGCTTCAACTGATTGCCAGATTGTAATTACAGAAGGCAAGTTGAGCAACGCAATACAATCAAAGTAGATTAAATTTCAAGAAATTGAAATTAAACACTAAACTGAATAAAATAATACGAATTAGATTGAACGAGATATTCATTTCATTGAAATCACAGCCAGCAATTACACAAGAACACCACCACTAGATTCCTAAGCCACCAAACTCGTACTACTAAAGACAAGTAGATCTACAAATTCTAATCCCTAATTTCATTATCAGCCCAAACATACCTACTAACAACCACATTTCCCCCAAAACATCACCAGAAACCCTAGAATTCCGAAATTAACCGCCGAAACCGTAGAGAGTTCTTCCTTGCCTCTTGAGGGCATAGACGACATCCATAGCGGTGACAGTCTTCCTCCTGGCGTGCTCAGTATAGGTGACAGCATCACGAATGACGTTCTCCAAAAAGATCTTGAGGACACCACGGGTCTCTTCGTAGATCAGACCGCTGATACGCTTCACACCACCTCTTCTAGCAAGACGACGAATGGCAGGCTTGGTGATTCCCTGGATGTTATCCCTCAAAACTTTCCTGTGACGCTTCGCTCCTCCCTTTCCCAAACCCTTGCCTCCCTTTCCACGGCCTGACATTTTTGTTGAGCTctttttaggagagagaaaatgagtttAATTGAcgtttctagagagagaaggagaAATTACAgatgtgtggatgatgattttgttgtgAGAGATATGAGCGAGGTGGGGATTTATTTATAGGTGCCGGGATTATAGGTGTTGAAATTGTTTGGTGTGGAGGATCTGTGTTTAATCCAACGGTTGTGAAGGTCGATCCGTGTGCTTTGGTGAGAGTTGTTGGAGATCGCTGATGCGTGTTTAATCTACGGTGAATATTGTGTTGGATGGAGTTGTGCGGATTACGAGTATGAAGTGTGTTTTTTCACTTTTGATGTGGCGGGCTTTGGAAAAACACAGCGGAAAGCAAAAATTTGAAAATGttttttgaaatatttgaatGGAAATAAAATTACTCCGAATTATTGGTCAACTATAATATTTGTGTGGACCCAAAATCAATAGTTGTCTCTAACCTATGTTGCACGGAAACGGATACGGGAACGGATACGGGGACGGAAAACGGCAAAATTAAAATTGTGAAAAACGGGTACGGCATGGattcggcaaaaaaaaaaaaaaaaaaaaaagctaaatTAAACATCCATACATAACCATCTTGGGATGAATCCATATTGGTCCtaatcaaatgaaaaataaacaaattcatTCAACATAACCATTACAATTCAACACTCAAGTTAactattaactaattaattaagagtttaaacaTTAAGTCACCTAAATGACAAAACCAAAGAacatttaaaaacaaaaaataaaacatcttaaaaacagaaaataaataatataaaaaacaaaaaataaagaataaagaataaaaaaaacaaaaaataaataaacaaaaaataaataaacaaaaaatagaaaataaataaacaaaaaaaacagaaaataaagAATACAAATAAGACATTCAGACGTTCATTCACAAATCAACGCAAAACAAAtcgaaaaaaaacaaaaagaaaacagaGAACAACTTAGAGTGCTCACGAGTCACCGGCCGGCGAGGGAGACTGGGATCCGAAGAGTCGACGGCGGATCCGAAGAGTCGACGGCCTAAAGATCCGAAGAAGACTCGAAGAGACCAGAAGAGAAGACTCGAAGCTTCCTCGAAGAAACCAGAGAGACTAAGAGAAGAACGAACCGGCGACCGGCGAGGCAAGGAGAAACAGCCGGCGGCAGTGGGCGACGACCAGCAGCCAACAATGACGCGGGTGAGAGAGAGAATTTGCCCCAATTTGGTGATTTTGgaaataaaccctaatttttgaaTTTGGCCTTCACAGCCACCATAAAACCTAAGGATTCGCCATTAATCCCCGAAATACGTACCCACCCGTCCCCGGAAACGAATCCAAACCGTACCCAAATTCAACCCGCGTACCCACTATTCAGATTCGTTTTGGGTACGTTTTTAGGCCGTACCCATACCGTACCCGTATCGGGTACGGGATACGGTACCTGGGAGCCGTACCCGTGCTTCGTAGTCTCCAGCAACCTTTTTACACAGATCTTTACCTTTATTGTTTATATGGTGCTAAGTTAAACATTAAAATTCTTAGACATAGTAACCGTTTTTTTGAATCACAATAAAGGTGTGTTCTGTTCACCCTAAAAAATTAAGTttcagttccaataagttcagataagttccaataagttccaataagattcaataataataataataataataataataataataataataataataataataataaaaataataataataatattaataataataaataataataataaataataataataataataataatatataataattaaataataattataataataataatatataataaattttttattttattattattattatattattttattattattgttattattatttattatttgtttatttttattaatattattatttattttaataatttttattaataataatcattactattattttattttatttattttaattattatttttatttagtattataattaatattattattttaatttattaattttttttttttattattattattattattattattattattattaggaaaaattgatattatcagtcccaactatggccgatttactttaaaagatctcaacttttgattatctcatagtggtcccaactatagagagtcctttccaaaaatggtcccttagttaaaattaagtgctaaataacttaatta
This Spinacia oleracea cultivar Varoflay chromosome 6, BTI_SOV_V1, whole genome shotgun sequence DNA region includes the following protein-coding sequences:
- the LOC110788752 gene encoding UDP-glucuronic acid decarboxylase 5 → MASNGDKQSGTKPPPPPSPLRNSKFFQSNMRILVTGGAGFIGSHLVDRLMENEKNEVIVVDNYFTGSKDNLKKWIGHPRFELIRHDVTETLLVEVDQIYHLACPASPIFYKHNPVKTIKTNVMGTLNMLGLAKRVGARILLTSTSEVYGDPLVHPQPETYWGNVNPIGVRSCYDEGKRVAETLMFDYHRQHGIEIRVARIFNTYGPRMNIDDGRVVSNFIAQALRDEPLTVQAPGTQTRSFCFVSDMVDGLIRLMEGEHTGPINIGNPGEFTMLELAETVKELINPKVKIISVENTPDDPRQRKPDITTAMELLGWEPKVKLREGLPLMEEDFRLRLGVPKN
- the LOC110788753 gene encoding histone H4 is translated as MSGRGKGGKGLGKGGAKRHRKVLRDNIQGITKPAIRRLARRGGVKRISGLIYEETRGVLKIFLENVIRDAVTYTEHARRKTVTAMDVVYALKRQGRTLYGFGG